tgtgtgtgtgtgtgtgtgtgtgtgtgtatgtgtgtgtgtgtgtgtgtgtgtgtgggtagaGGTAGTGTAAAAATATGAGCCAAAATTAATTGCGCAGtcacaaataaattaatgagtCTCAAAATGATTCCAAGTATGAGTTTTTATTATCAGTATTAATTCCAACATCACTTTAATTAAtggtttgtcacatttttacatgcatattttttcttcaagttATTAAGAGCTATCGCCTCTTTTCTCCCCACAGATCCAACTCGTAAGAGGGGCCGGCAGACCTACTCCCGGTACCAGACCTTGGAGCTGGAGAAGGAGTTCCACTTCAACCGCTACCTGACCCGCAGGAGGAGGATCGAGATCGCCCATGCCCTCtgcctcacagagagacagatcaaAATCTGGTTTCAGAACCGCAGGATGAAGTGGAAGAAAGACCATAAGGAGGAACCGGTGTCCACCCCCGGCGGGGAGGACGAGGATACCCAGGCCGGAGAGCCCGAAGCTGGAGACCCCCCGAGCGTCAGTTTGGAGTCAGAAACGGCTGCAAAGTAACGAAAGACACGGACAGAGAATTAAATGAAAAGAATCCGGGATAAATCTCACACACCATCCATGCACTAAGAGCTTTGTAGGCTGATTATTGAATGACAGCTGAAGGCAATTATGTAATAAGCATTTAACAGTAGGCTGCAGGTGtgtatttcatatttaaaccccaaatacttaaaaaggcTCCGCATGAAAGAGCGACATAAACTACCTATTCAAactctatttttatatatatgcaataagACATGTAATTAACCTGATTGTACTACTGAATCAACATTCCTCAACATAAAACTACCTAATAATTACCTGCTAATattaaaaacactgacacaaggGATTCAACGGAAGTTGAGATTGACTGTGAATTAAATAAATCTATTCGAGTAAAAAATTGTCCACTTTTTCTAAAGGGAACAAATACACCATACTGCTCAAATGTGCCTTATTTTAAATATaggctaataaaaataaaaaaagtgaatgttttGTTAGTTAAATGCCTCCAACTGTGATTTAGCTGCTTCTGTAGATTTCTGTATTCGCTGTATTTTATCCATTTAAACAACATAACTGCTTATCATTTAATTCCCCCTCTATACAACCCAAGATTATTACCACATATATTTGTTTAGTTTCGGATATGTAACCTACCTCAGATTCCCAGAAAATCAACTTGCTTATTATACTAATAAACAGGAATACCCTAACGTAAATGTTTTGACGTCTTAGCCGTGTACTGTAGGATGTTCTTGcttatttttactttgaaaaaaaaaaatcaggctcAAAATTCCCTACGTGTTTGTGAACACTAACTGCATGCACTTTGAGTTAAAAACAGCATTAAGtagtaatattttttgttagtgTAAAATGCTATTGAATGTGCAAATACTGTGATACATTTAGTTTTCAATGTGAAGCATAATgtgaacaaataaatacaataaagccTCTGGGaatgttttaatgaaaatattctaattgaataaaatagattttatttgtctctttgcaTGTAATATTTGCATTCAATATTTACGGATTTAATATTGTATAACCACAAGCACCACGATAATATTTGGCTACAATGGCACGCGCTGCTTGAGTAATAATATGTTGTACTGTGGCCACTGTTAGGTTACATGTAATGAAACATGTCGCGGGCCATTATGAGTGTTAGGTAAACACTTAGCTTGGGGAATGTGAACTATGAGGATGCGAGATGGGGCAGGCTGCAGATGAAGGGAAATTACTGTTGAACTCTGCATTCCCTCTGTCCTCGGTAAGATGGCGCCTGACGGTGACCTGCCCAccccccctctgtctctccctctctctcaccctccccctttctctcccctctctccctccagcGCTGGGTCATAAATCCGTTGTTGTTTATGAAAATTTACAACATAGCAATACAACTTTACGACCCGGCTTGCCTTCCTATTGGCCGCCTGCTTGTCACGTGGCGAGGAGCCGTGAACATgaactttttatatataatttccaATAGCGGAATAGAGCAGCCTTTCATTTAACGGTCTCCGGCTTCCACGCGGCTGTTTCCACCAGCGATCtcctatatatatttttttttacaccttttcTGGAGTTTTCTCTCGGTTAGGCCGAGGATTGACGCGCAGGAGCTCGGCTATAAGACATGGCTGGATCGTTTGGGAGAACTGTCGGTCCTGGGACTGCTGTCGGTCCTCCTGACACGTTTGGGCAAGATGAGTGGAAGGAGTCCCGGTGCGTCACTGACCCCCCGGGAGACCCAGTTTCCGTTCGGGGACACAGCTGGATACTTCCCTCCGTCACTGGCCGTCTGCACCTGCCAGCTCCCTCCCCTCACCTCCCCTGTTTACAAGCAGAAACCGTCACAAGGTAAGACAACTTGTCAACGTGTTATCAACGTCATTGCAAACTGACGAGAGAGCAAATAGTTTAAGCAGATAACATCCAGGTCTTTGTTTAAACATTGCACCTCGTTTTTTCCATCTTCATCTTTCCATCTTCTCCATCTCTTTAAATATCCAGATGttcaaataatatgaaataaatggtttcatgttagtttattttattatcatttgaaTGACATGATACCTGGTAAATCTGAATGAGATAGCGTTGCTTTGCTCTTCCTCTTGGCTTTCGCATGCTGTCAAGACgctatttgtttgttgttgggtTTGAATGGGCTTTCGGCTGCAAAATCTATTGGGTGGAAGATGGCCAAAAGATGTGCTCTTTGACGCCCTCCTGTGGAGGCACTGGGGGTATTTTGGTTGCagctctgtctgtgtttttttgctgcaaATGTCCTGCGGTGCAGACTGAACAAAGTCGACCTGTTTCTACCTGCGTGTTCATGCGTAAATGCTTTAAAGTTCTGTTATACACACATGGGCATGCCTGCTATATTTCACCGTATATTGAATTAATAAATAGGCAAATTTTCAgttaaaaatcaatttgaattACCTGTAATTGACACACAGGATGTCCCTGTCGATGGAATTTAGAAAGTATAATATTTCTGATTTTTTGcactctgtgtttgtgcatcGATATTGTACTTAGCGAGCCTAACGTGCTGGATTGACACACCGCAGTGATTTGTTTTGTGCAATAAATTATGAGTCGAATGAGCATCCGTGTGGTAAAGATTTACACGCAAAGCATAGACAGATTTTTGCAAGATACCAAACGTGCAAAAtggaatatataaatgaatgcaTCGATCcatgatttatttgtttatttgtgcatgCTCCATATCTGCATAAGGCATCTGTTCTGCTCCGTTTTTCTTTGCAAAAATACCAGTTTCACAATAAGTCGctattttcatgtttgtttgtttgtttttttactgctgtTGCTCCTAATATCTAATTGTTTTTGATGGAAAAGAAATGTGTCTGTTGCTATAAGGGTGAGAGTTGCTCTGCTTTTCCTATATTATAAAATGTCCTGTGTATCCTGTTTGGGACCACTGTGTGTTTTAGTCGTACGTAAAGCTGTTAaggcagattattattatttaaaacgaTACAGGATTTTTTTGGTAACCTTTTCAACTCTCgagtgctggtgtgtgtgtgtgtgcctgcagaGTGCACTGCTCTcctgttctcctgcagcagtgGCCCCCTCGCTCCCAGCCCGACATGTTTGACACCAGTGCGCACTCACTTCTTTCATCTCCTTTCTTTTGGTTCCTTATTTAGTTCCTGGGTGTGTCCCTGGCTCGACTCAGGGAAATAATTTTCGTGGGAACTTTGTTGCCATTGGCCAGCCATAAATCAGCTGTTGGAGCATGACTATTTAGCCAACACAGCCCGTATagttctcccctctctctctctcttttagtGTGGTCCCACTGGACATGGGAGCCCGGTATTCTCTGTTCCTCACACCGTGCCTTCTGGGGGTTTGTTAACGCAAAGAGCGCACATACCTGGAGCAGAATAAATAATCTATATCTAACTGTTTTTGTCAGTAACACATGATTGGGCTTGTGCTGGGGAAAGAGGCTACTCTGAGGAAATAGCATGTGGGGGGAGAGCAGAGGACACGTCGCTGCCTTGGAGAGACGAAGGTGCCATAAAAATTCCACAAGGAGAAAACCAAACGGACGAGGCGTCATGCCTCTATTTAGGCTTCTGTGTGTGCCGGGCTGTGTGCGTGCCTCCTTTTTTTGTACTCCTGCTTAGAATTAACATGGAAAATAGTCGATAGTTGATTTACACTTTTCAATAGGTTCATTAGTTACAATGAGAGTTGGAAGATGTGTCTGTTTTTCTAACTTCTCCAACATTTTCCTTAAATTAAAAAGGGGGAAACTGAATTtatgtatgcatttatttattttcaaaaataatcaataatatttTATGTCTGTGAATCATGTAATTGAACGATGAGACAAGTGCTTAAATATATGCTGTTGACTATTTCtataaagtcaaaatgaataaaatatttatttttttcaagtggaAAAGAAAGGACAGAAATGTGCTTTGTCTTTGTAGCCCCTGCATTACTTAGTCTTAAATTAGCTTAAAGcagaatatagaaaataaaaatattaattattatcttAATATTGTGgctattttacattaaatattccaaatatattggcTTCATTTTATCCAGTTATCGTTGCGCATATTTCCTTTTTCATTAATTTCCTCTTTTGTTTCCTTAAATCGCAGCGTGACTGTACTAAACTCCACGCTGAGTAGCTGCTCATAGAAAATATTCTTTGTGTTGTTCTCGATCTTGTGTTGATGTCTAACAAACATGCAAATACTAAAATTGTAGTTTCATAAGATGTTGATTGTTTAAAAGTCGATACCAGCAATTTTTCGGCTTTAAATGACAGCGTGATAAAGTCGGGTTGCATGCAAAAAGCTTATAATATGATCTGAGGGTTTATTGTTTTGAATCGTTAAATTGTAACCGGTCTAAAATGGACTGTAACGTGTGTTCATATATAGGCTATATTTAAACTTCGTCATTCTTCACTGTGGCACACAGGGCAGGCCTTTAATGGCACTCTGCGTTATTATTCGACAATATGATGTTTggcttttatattttaacatttattcattagtCTTTTCCCACATTAGTGGCTGTTCACTTGTTTTATGATTATAAGAAAAAGTGTGTAGTAAAAAAAACGCAGCCCAGTTTTCAATGGGCTTTTATTCTATTAAGTGCGCACACTATTTGCACTCATCGCCTATCATAACATGCATAACAGAATCTGATCGAATTATTTCTGTACACTATCCTCGCAGAGATTGCACTCTCAGCATGTCACTTGTTGTATTGTTTAGGAGCCCGTTGGTTTTTTGCCGCAATGGTCGTTAACCTCTGAATGACCCCGTGTGGAGCCCACGCCTCACAGAGCGCCGCAGACAGGCAGTGCAACAGTTGAGCCAGAGGATGGCGCACCACGACAATCCAAAACACCCGAGCCGTGGCTCAGAGTGCGCCCTAGCCACGAGCGCACGGAGGCGCGCTCCCTCCACATCCCACCCAGTATTTCCTCCGTGCACGAGTTTACCTCTGGAGGTCACCAAGCAGGATTTACGACTGGTCAACAAAAGCACGTGATACTCCGCCGTACCCCATATTTGGGTGCCTACGTAAGAGAGAATCAAGTCCATGTCCCACTCATTTCCATAATTCATCATAAATTGTGCAAGGGGTGCTATAGGACGCGCTAAACCATAAGAGCCACAAATCAAGCACACAGGTTTATGCTGTTTTAcctctaaaataataaaacaacaacaacaatatctaCAACCAGCAAACGGTGGAATTGTCAACAAATGAGCTCCTATTTTGTGAACTCATTCTGCGGTCGCTATCCCAATGGCGCGGACTTCCAGTTACATAATTATGGAGACCATAATACGGCAAACGAGCAATACAGAGACTCAACAGCCATGCATTCCAGCAGGTACGGCTATGGCTACAACGGGATGGACCTAACAGTCGGGCGGACCGGTACCGGACACTTTGTGGGCAACGAGCGGACATCGGGCTACTCCCCGAGTCACTCAGCGGCGACGACACCCTCCGTGGAGCCGGTCAGGTACAACCAGTCCGCCAACAGCACCGGGACCACGTCTTTATCGCCACCACCTGACCCGCTGCCGTGCTCCTCGGTCGCCACCTCGTCCCCGGTCCCCGAGCCTCAGTCCCAACACCGAGCCGTGAAAAACTCTATAACGACCCCGTGCTCAACCCCGTGCTCGAGCTCGAACGGAGGCACGCTGCTGCTCAGCCGGGACTGTGTGTCCAAAGCTTCGCCCCTCGAGGAAGAGAAGCCTGCGGGAAGCGCACCAACAACTCCTCAAAATGTCAGCGACTCTTCACAGCCTCAGATATATCCGTGGATGAGAAAACTACACATAAATCATGGTAAACTgcttttaaaaatcatattgtcttgattTTAGGGACCTGTCGCTATGTTATTGTTGGGTAAAGGTGTGACCGTGCTTTTTTCTTAAGAGTTTTTACTATAAGCAAAACAGGCAAGAATTAGACTATTTACgcacaaaatatatttactttcCAAAGAGGCATGTGGCGCCATATGAGTCTCTCACCTGTTTGGTGTAATTCTGCTTTCCAGTGCTGTAAACATGCACCAGGTACGGGATGATTtgataaaataacatataagatttaaagttagtaaaaatgtattagatATTTGCAGGATGTTTGCGTTTTTGTtcataatattgtattttttaagatCAAATTGCTCAATTTTTACACCAGTGTGTTAATTCATTTTCGCAAGGTGTAGTTGAAAAGGTGTGTATGTTACTTTTCTACTGGTTGTCTTTAATATTTTGGGAATCTGTAAAGTCTCGTTTTAAACTTGCTCCAACTTTTTAGCCACCATAATTTGCAAAAAGCAAGCAAGCgatattttacaaaaatgcGTAAAATGTTGTTAAAAAGTTGctgcactatttttttttttttttttcaaaacatctTCTTAATCTTAAACGTGTTTCCCTTTCCCCTTTCTGTAAAAGATTTGTCAGGACCAGAGGGGAAGAGAGCCAGGACTGCATACACCCGGTACCAGACCCTGGAGCTGGAGAAGGAGTTCCACTTCAACCGCTACCTGACCCGCAGGCGCAGGATCGAGATCGCCCATGCCCTCtgcctcacagagagacagatcaaAATCTGGTTTCAGAACCGCAGGATGAAGTGGAAGAAAGACAACAAGCTGAAGAGCATGAACATGGCGGCCGCAGGCGGGGGAGGCTACAGGCCTTGATATTCACTCCTCTAACCCCCCTGATAGCGAGCactatgaaaaaaatcaaaacaaagatTGTCATATCAACTTCTCCTCCTGTTCCACAAAAAAGCGCAGAGACTTGTGACCGGGCTGTGTGCGGGACAGGGGACACCCCACACTAGCCCACTGTATGTCCAACACCCGTCCCATTATATTCTCtaatattattttccttttttatttccacCGTGGTAATGCTTATGTGCGTAAAAATGCATAATGTACAGTTCTGTCTAGATTTagtagaaaaagaaataaatgtttgtttaaattatttcttgttcagacgaaaaaaaaaataaaagcttgaaaTGCTACCTATACCGCAAATAAATCCAGTAAAAGTTGTGATGCACTCAGAACAATACCAGCCTAATAAAAATAGAGATTTAAGGGTTGAGCTGCCTTTTTGTGTTTAGCCTTCGTTTtctatgtatgtactgtatatgtatgtatttatttgtttgatgtATTGTACCAACTTGTCAGCTTCCAAAAAGTAGAGCCAGCAGTGAGCCTTGTGTGGTTATTATGTGCGTTGTGAACACATGTATGGACAGAGGTGCCGACTCAGTCTTGTATGTACAGTAGCTGTGCCTtgcatctttgtttgttttgctgctgtttgttcaCCTGGGCGCAACatcttagtaaaaaaaaaaaatacgtgttttgtctttgtttagctgtttttttgtgtggaggGTCCCCCACAGTAAATCTCATGATGTGTATAACTCCATCGTAAtgctttttgtaaatgtttttcaaagACTGGAAGTTAAgaatatactataataataatgatgatgataatgatgatggcCATTATAATAAACTTTCTACTGGAACGGCAACATTTCAGTGTACGTTTTTGTAAAATATGCCAAATTCGTTTACGCGTTTGCCTCGACTGGAAGAAAGGAGTCTGTTTGGTCTAAAAAATCTTTAAGTCACCTGTATGagctgtcattaaaaaaaagtttctacgAGTTAAATCCTTGAATTCAACAGGTCCTCTTGAATGAAAGCTTCATGTTTTACTCACCTTGCTGAGGAGCGAGGGGGCTTTTGGGGGTCCTTTGGCTACTAACTGGCTCCAGTGACCGGGCGTCCCCTTTGCGCACAGACTCCTGGGCTATTCCCGGAGAATCAGCTCGACTTTTCAAGCTGTAAACTTTATTAGGGCCGATTCTGGCTCTCTGACATTTCGGTGCTAAATGAATGGGGGGTTTTGTCTATGAATTAGATCGTAAAAATCATCCGGAGCGCGGCCAGATAGGCTCACTGGCCATAAACGGTCACGTGGTGGCCATTAAAGTAAGTTTTATGGTTTTGGGGAGTTGACAGTATATTGCACATAACATATAATCGCACTGACGGCGAGGCTTCGTCTGACTCTCTCTTTGCAGGCTGTAAGTGTTACTTGACCGGTACAGACCGTCTCTGTTGCTCAGCGTGCGTCACTTATGGACCGGACGCTCTCCAGGATGAGGACCGCGTCTCTGGGTAAGTTTCTGCAGACTATCCGGTAGCCCCAGAACAGCCAGCCCGTGTTAAACAGCCTTATTATTGTATTCGCTCCCTCTATCTGTCCCTATTAGTCCATTACACTAATTTGTCAGTTGTGCAGTGCTGAATACTGGTCTCGGCAGATGTTGCTCAGGGTTGGGTCCGGCTCATGGCTATTTAATTGCTTCCTTCCCCGTGTAACTTGTTTCCCTCCATCTGTGGTGTAACTCATAATCCATTTTTACATGTTGGATAATTATCCCTGTGTCCATTTCCACCCCCACAAACTTCTAGTTGTTGTCGTTTTATTACATTGGAGGATTCACAGACCGTGAAGCAGAAAGTTTCCAAGGGATGTGTGGAGATTTCCTTGATAAAGTTAAACGCTAATGCAGGCCTACAGATTTACAGCTTGCTCCGTGTGATTGGattctgtgtttgctgatgACTTTTGGAACTTGTATAGGTCCATCCTTggatgagaaagaaaaaaaagtttcagttgTTTTTGCTGAGCGCTGCGCTCCACATGTTGGCACCGTGTATGGCTTGAGGACAGGCTGTAAACTGTGTCAAGTAAACACAACATGGggacaaacagcagcagggaaACGTTTGAAAAGGAATTCCGTTTTGTGTCAGCCACGTCGTTTTGTGTTTGGGGTTGAAAAGTTCAGATGACCTCTTTAAAGTCACTCTCGCTTTGTGGTGACCTCTTGTCCGATAAGTGGCCGGGCGAAACAATCCAGCAGCGGACCCCGAATCCAGAAAACCTGGACTGGGGATGGAGCAAAAAATCATATCAGTTGTGACTTACTTTTTGGACGCCTTGGCCTTTTTCTTTTCACGCCCCTgactatttgtgtgtgtgtgactcgaCGCgctcgcttttattttgacatttgcaGGCCAAATACGCACGAAACATTAAAAATTATATCACTATTGgagtttaatgattttttttggctCCAAACAATCATCCAGCTTTCTTAAAGATGTTCCTCGGGTGGATTTGTAAAAGTTGCTTTGTCCGCCAGCTTTCATAACTTAAATACCAAGTTTTAGTTTTGATCCAGAGGCCTACATCATTCCGCCTAGAATCATCCCAGGTTATTTCTGAACCTTTACGCAAATATATATCTCAATTAGATAaccttttagttattttaattcattttcaagAATGCTGAAAAATCCGCTCAGCTTTTGAAAAAATGCATTCATGGCAGAAGAGGTGGAATTCTCaacaaattgattttattttatttgtacttGTTTTAATCAAACAGAAATCATGAAGCTTTTACGTTTCATAGATTGCCAAATTACCAGAGTAATTCAATCCGTATTGCTCATATTCATGGGTTTGTTGCTTAACACATTTTGCGCGAAGAAGTCCCATTCTTTGCAGAAATGCTGGATTTCCACTCTTTCCAGTTTGATTTTAGACtcactgaaaatacaaaagGACACTTTGAGAGTGTGGCTATTTGGAAATTAAAACCCCTTGCCAATAATTCAAAAGGAGAAATTTCGACAGGGCCCCATGTGCGGCACACAGccaggcagagagagggagagaagcgCTGCAGGTTCATCTGGAGGTCAGCCACAGCACCAAGATAAATCTGCATCCTCTCAGAGCCACCAGCAGAGCTCGCTTTAGGCCAAGTTCACTGTCACCCTgctatagagagagagagaaagagagagagagaggggggagggaaCCACTCACACATCCACGGTACCGTGCACACACACGCCTCCACGTTAATGACACGTTTACTTGGCGTTGCCTATAAGCATAATGCGTATAAATGAATTTACCGAGGGACACAGAGCCTGTGGTTACATCCTGCACCGGAGGAGAAGAGTGTGGAACAGAAAGGGAAGTCTGACTTTAAGTGTTGCCTCCAACAAAGACTTTTGGCTGCTTTGGTTGCTCTATAACGCTAATGAatgatttgcatattttacGGCCCTATTAGTCTTGAGTGGGAGCCTATTGGATTTATCTTTCCACTCCCTCCTTGGAAACATCATAAAGCCACAATCGCATTTTAGCTCTTGTGCTGGCATCTTCTCTAATTATGAAATTTGTGAAAATGATCATCGTGATGGCAAGAGATATACACATTGTTCAAATCAATTTTTCGTTTCAAGAGGGGCAGATATCTCACTGGGCCGGGACAGATGAGCGCGAGATAGCtgcagaagaggaggaaaaattgGGGTCAAAAGTTTACGCGCTGAACAAGTCTCCGTCATCTGTTCACTCGGAGCTTGATGCCAGCCTTATAATAGCGATCTTGACTCTCCACACAAAAGACAGAATAGCTTTGAATTACATATGTTGCACGGTGCACTCCAGGTGAACCCTGGAAGCGCGGTGACCTCGCGTTTGGGACCGGGGGGAGGGGACCCCCCACCCGTCCCCAGCAACAAGATTGAGTGGCTGGCGTTTTATTAGGGCGGTTGATTGGTGAATTTCCTTTGAATAAATTGCATTTGATATGTTTAGGGACGAGGGCAAAATTTGCATTTCGAGGATTGATACTCTCGACCCGGTCACAGGGTAATGGGAAGGCCCACAGCCCCCAAATTGAGCCCCCGGAccccttaaaaaacatttagcCCCTCTCTTCCTGATCCGCTCAATAGAAGCCTTTTAAGAAAACTGAAATGGCACAGATGTTTTTGTGAATCGTAGAgggaaagtttaaaaaaatcttttgtttATGTGTGGCTCTATATTCCATataggtattttatttttgctgggCCTTTTTAACCGCTTTGAAAAATTAAAGGAGCGATTTCTTAACGCAAAAACAAATGATTGATCCTTTGGTTTTACGCGTAAAGGcccaatgaaaaataaaactgaaaaatatggCTGATAAGAAAAGCCAAATTGGCACAAaaccaaaatattattttattgatattatgcttaaaaagtaataaactgtGTCTCGGCTTTATCACTTAGTCTGTTTTACGTAACACACAAGACCACAACgagtttttgtaaaaaaaaaaaaaaaaaagatatatattttttattttaaaccagaataaaaaaacGTATAATCTGAGATTCAGtttcaaaaaattacaaataaaatattaccATATTGACACTTTCGATTTCCCCAACTTTTTATTGTCATCTTTACAtgaaattaacagtaaaataacacttaacacatttaacacacaATGAGCGACACAATGGATGCTTTGCTCTTtgttacattttgaaaaatctAAACAATCTTCAGAAAAATTCCCAGTAGGTGAGTCATGAGTTAATTCATAACTTAttgttaattaaatttaaaggtAAAAGCTTGTTAATGCAGTACAGAAAAACCCTATGCAATGTACGTGCGCTCAAACAAAGCGCACAATGTTCATACAAGTGTATTCTCTAATTCTCatcataaaacataattttatgttaaaattcaAACATTGGCATTGTGATTGTCAGCTCACCttaaagtgcacatttcaaCTTGTTTAAACGTTTAGTTTATCCATAACTTACTTCAGGCAGTCGCTTTAGTTTTTGCGTTTTGGTGACATTATCTGAAATATTCTGCCTCAATACTTGCAATTATAACAGCCCTTTTACTGGGAGGAATAAAGAAGTTGTCTATGCACTTTGTAAAGGATGCAGCTGCTTTTGTTCGCCCCTTTTAACCATCGCTGAAGGCTTGAAGGTCACTCTCTTACTGATAATCAAAGTTTGCAGCTGAAGATTAAACCTATTGCTGCAAAGGCCAATCACATGTGACACGctg
This genomic interval from Centropristis striata isolate RG_2023a ecotype Rhode Island chromosome 14, C.striata_1.0, whole genome shotgun sequence contains the following:
- the hoxa5a gene encoding homeobox protein Hox-A5a — protein: MSSYFVNSFCGRYPNGADFQLHNYGDHNTANEQYRDSTAMHSSRYGYGYNGMDLTVGRTGTGHFVGNERTSGYSPSHSAATTPSVEPVRYNQSANSTGTTSLSPPPDPLPCSSVATSSPVPEPQSQHRAVKNSITTPCSTPCSSSNGGTLLLSRDCVSKASPLEEEKPAGSAPTTPQNVSDSSQPQIYPWMRKLHINHDLSGPEGKRARTAYTRYQTLELEKEFHFNRYLTRRRRIEIAHALCLTERQIKIWFQNRRMKWKKDNKLKSMNMAAAGGGGYRP